The following are encoded together in the Nocardia sp. XZ_19_385 genome:
- the hutC gene encoding histidine utilization repressor, whose translation MAIAAVDAELAALFRDSGQSAPAYERIKNLVTAQIKSGRWSEGDQLPSENQLVSALGLSRMTINRALRELTAEGLIVRHAGVGTFVAGTKAPSSLFEVKNIADEIQQRGHRHRTQVVSVCEEELDRRSIMRELLPRRVFHSILVHYEDEVPIQVEDRLVNPAEAPDYLDQDFTALTPNTYLSKVAPLERGEHLVEAVLGSAEECRLLGIERGEPCLLIRRRTWSSTGLVSAARLVHPGSRNRLEGVFGNR comes from the coding sequence ATGGCGATCGCGGCGGTCGACGCGGAACTTGCTGCGTTGTTCCGGGATTCGGGCCAGTCCGCGCCCGCCTACGAACGCATCAAGAACCTCGTGACCGCGCAGATCAAGTCCGGCAGATGGTCCGAGGGCGATCAGCTGCCGTCGGAGAACCAGCTCGTTTCCGCACTCGGCCTGTCCCGCATGACAATCAACCGCGCCCTGCGCGAACTCACCGCTGAGGGCCTGATCGTGCGGCATGCCGGAGTGGGCACCTTCGTCGCGGGCACCAAGGCACCGTCGTCGCTGTTCGAGGTGAAGAACATCGCCGACGAGATCCAGCAGCGCGGACACCGGCACCGCACCCAGGTGGTGTCGGTGTGCGAAGAGGAACTCGACCGGCGCTCGATCATGCGAGAACTGCTGCCGCGCCGGGTCTTTCACTCGATCCTCGTGCACTACGAGGACGAGGTGCCGATCCAGGTGGAGGACCGGCTGGTCAATCCGGCCGAGGCGCCGGACTACCTCGACCAGGATTTCACCGCCCTGACCCCGAACACTTACCTGAGCAAGGTCGCGCCGCTGGAACGCGGTGAGCACCTCGTCGAAGCGGTGCTCGGTTCCGCCGAGGAATGCCGGCTGCTCGGCATCGAACGCGGCGAACCGTGCCTGCTCATCCGCCGCCGCACCTGGTCCTCGACCGGATTGGTGAGCGCCGCCCGGCTGGTCCATCCCGGGTCCCGCAACCGGCTCGAAGGGGTCTTCGGCAACCGCTGA
- a CDS encoding Rossmann-like fold-containing protein: MRVILYGCGDFSYVIEYLQEALKALQLPAYAAFDPQNSAAHVPVDVMATELRTLDQLKRQYGPRVLDNIAALKAKGVNVELGVNAVGHPSYGPFDLVIFRNPHTGNYGNSQDPSMTSYLEAIGSNNGLFQGVLAQTNHTRVPYGLVLITVVGWPYLGKNPKSQLGFQGLQLENPTYAQQYGTQAGLEFLKYINFGPQWVARNTGGSFQADEIGLLYRDATHWRDIRELEHTMRAYDADRVPAWCKLHPDYEKMRQHIGK; encoded by the coding sequence ATGCGTGTAATCCTCTACGGCTGCGGCGATTTCTCCTACGTGATCGAGTATTTGCAGGAAGCTCTGAAAGCGCTGCAACTGCCGGCCTATGCGGCGTTCGACCCACAGAACTCGGCCGCCCATGTGCCGGTGGATGTGATGGCCACCGAGCTGCGCACCCTCGACCAGCTGAAGCGTCAGTATGGGCCGCGAGTGCTGGACAACATCGCGGCCCTGAAAGCGAAGGGCGTCAACGTCGAACTGGGCGTGAACGCGGTCGGTCACCCCTCCTACGGCCCATTCGACCTGGTGATCTTCCGTAACCCGCACACCGGAAACTATGGCAACAGCCAGGATCCGTCGATGACGTCGTATCTGGAAGCGATCGGATCCAACAACGGCCTGTTCCAAGGCGTCCTCGCGCAGACCAACCACACTCGGGTGCCCTACGGTCTGGTCCTGATCACGGTGGTGGGCTGGCCGTACCTGGGTAAGAACCCGAAGTCCCAGCTCGGATTTCAGGGCCTGCAACTCGAAAACCCTACCTACGCTCAGCAATACGGCACCCAGGCGGGCCTGGAATTCTTGAAGTACATCAACTTCGGGCCGCAATGGGTGGCCCGCAATACCGGCGGCAGCTTCCAGGCCGACGAAATCGGGTTGCTGTATCGCGATGCCACGCATTGGCGCGATATCCGGGAACTGGAACACACCATGCGCGCCTACGACGCCGACCGCGTACCGGCCTGGTGCAAGCTGCATCCCGACTACGAGAAGATGCGGCAGCACATCGGCAAATGA
- a CDS encoding GNAT family N-acetyltransferase: MADAAAVELRPGRAADAPEVARIWYDGWQDGHLGNVPDALLAVRPRESFDTRAAQRVPDTTVATVDGAVAGFVMVEDDEVEQVYVGEKYRGSGVAALLLAAAEQLVRDHGHRRAWLAVVAGNARARRFYERNGWIDEGEFTHAAPGPDGPVAVPAHRYIKHLA; this comes from the coding sequence ATGGCAGACGCGGCGGCGGTTGAGCTGCGGCCCGGGCGGGCGGCGGACGCCCCCGAGGTCGCGCGGATCTGGTACGACGGCTGGCAGGACGGGCATCTCGGCAACGTGCCCGACGCCCTGCTCGCGGTGCGGCCGCGGGAATCATTCGATACACGTGCGGCACAACGGGTTCCGGATACCACGGTCGCGACCGTCGACGGTGCGGTGGCCGGGTTCGTGATGGTCGAGGACGACGAAGTGGAGCAGGTCTACGTCGGCGAGAAGTATCGCGGCAGCGGCGTGGCCGCGCTGCTGCTCGCTGCCGCCGAGCAGCTGGTCCGCGACCACGGCCATCGCCGGGCCTGGCTGGCCGTGGTCGCGGGCAATGCCCGGGCGCGCCGGTTCTACGAACGCAACGGCTGGATCGACGAGGGCGAATTCACCCACGCCGCACCGGGTCCCGATGGTCCGGTCGCGGTGCCGGCGCATCGCTATATCAAGCACTTGGCCTAG
- a CDS encoding cytosine permease, with protein sequence MTHDDQSGAGLTPERRTIDVVPDHERHGSPRSQFTLWFGANMQITAIVDGALAVVFGADAWWAILGLLIGNVVGGAVMALHSAQGPRMGLPQMISSRAQFGVQGAVVPLVLVVLMYLGFAATGTVLAGQAINKILHIDTPVVGILIFGGLTAFVAVTGYKLIHVVGRIATVVGIVGFTYLCVRLFSEYDVSNFVGTKPFHVATFLLAISLGAGWQLTFGPYVADYSRYLPRSTSERTTFWSTFAGTVIGSQWAMTLGVLIAACAGKTFLSDQVGFVGQLAGPALIAMLIYLVIVVGKLTVNCLNAYGGFMSILTTVTAFNGQSRISTAARTAYIVGFTGVSVLIAIAASADFLNNFKNFVLVLLMVFTPWSAINLIDYYLISKERVDIPALYDVNGRYGRWNVTALSCYVIGVVAQIPFLAQKMYTGPITKMLDGADISWIVGILLTAAIYYPIARRSSNPPDRMIYPPHTEMADTRA encoded by the coding sequence GTGACCCATGACGATCAATCCGGAGCGGGGCTTACTCCGGAACGCCGGACCATCGACGTCGTACCCGACCATGAACGGCACGGTTCGCCGCGCAGCCAGTTCACCCTGTGGTTCGGCGCGAACATGCAGATCACCGCGATCGTCGACGGTGCGCTGGCCGTGGTCTTCGGCGCCGACGCCTGGTGGGCGATCCTCGGTCTGCTGATCGGCAACGTGGTCGGCGGCGCGGTGATGGCGCTGCATTCCGCGCAGGGCCCGCGGATGGGTCTGCCGCAGATGATCTCCAGCCGCGCGCAGTTCGGCGTGCAGGGCGCGGTGGTGCCGCTGGTGCTGGTCGTCCTGATGTACCTGGGCTTCGCGGCCACCGGCACGGTGCTCGCGGGCCAGGCCATCAACAAGATCCTGCACATCGACACCCCGGTGGTCGGCATCCTGATCTTCGGCGGGCTGACCGCGTTCGTCGCGGTGACCGGCTACAAGCTGATCCACGTCGTCGGCCGGATCGCCACGGTCGTCGGCATCGTCGGCTTCACCTACCTGTGTGTGCGGCTCTTCAGCGAGTACGACGTCTCGAACTTCGTGGGGACCAAGCCTTTCCACGTCGCCACGTTCCTGCTCGCGATCTCCCTGGGCGCGGGCTGGCAGCTCACTTTCGGACCGTACGTCGCCGACTACTCCCGCTACCTGCCGCGCTCCACCAGCGAGCGCACCACCTTCTGGTCCACCTTCGCGGGCACCGTGATCGGCTCGCAGTGGGCGATGACGCTGGGCGTGCTGATCGCCGCCTGCGCCGGCAAGACCTTCCTCTCCGACCAGGTCGGATTCGTCGGCCAGCTGGCCGGGCCCGCACTCATCGCCATGCTGATCTACCTGGTGATCGTGGTCGGCAAGCTGACGGTGAACTGTCTGAACGCCTACGGCGGCTTCATGTCGATCCTGACCACGGTCACCGCGTTCAACGGGCAGTCCCGCATCTCGACGGCCGCGCGTACCGCCTACATCGTCGGCTTCACCGGCGTCTCGGTGCTCATCGCGATCGCGGCCAGCGCGGACTTCCTGAACAACTTCAAGAACTTCGTGCTCGTGCTGCTGATGGTGTTCACGCCGTGGAGCGCGATCAACCTGATCGACTACTACCTGATTTCCAAAGAGCGCGTGGACATTCCAGCGCTGTACGACGTGAACGGCCGCTACGGCCGCTGGAACGTGACCGCGCTGAGCTGCTACGTCATCGGCGTCGTCGCCCAGATCCCGTTCCTGGCCCAGAAGATGTACACCGGCCCGATCACGAAAATGCTGGACGGCGCGGATATCTCGTGGATCGTCGGCATTCTCCTGACGGCCGCCATCTACTACCCGATCGCGCGCCGCTCCAGCAATCCGCCGGACCGGATGATCTACCCCCCGCACACCGAAATGGCCGACACCCGAGCCTGA
- the hutU gene encoding urocanate hydratase, with protein sequence MSDRTDGARPVSAPRGSELTTLGWQQEGALRMLMNNLDPEVAEHPDSLVVYGGTGRAARSWAAFDAMVRTLKTLKSDETMLVQSGKPVGVFRTNEWAPRVLIANSNLVGDWANWEEFRRLEELGLTMYGQMTAGSWIYIGTQGILQGTYETFGAVARKLAAAGRGSGTLAGTITLTAGLGGMGGAQPLAVTMNEGVVICVDCDVTRIDRRIAHKYLDTKADNLEHALQLAVEARDAKRPLSIGVEGNAAELFPQLLAMGAPIDIVTDQTSAHDPLSYLPAGIPFADMKTAAERDPGLFTKQARESMARHVEAMVGFMDAGAEVFDYGNSIRDEARKGGYPRAFEFPGFVPAYIRPLFEEGLGPFRWAALSGDPKDIAATDKAILELFPENEHLRRWIEMAGERVAFEGLPARICWLGYGERHLAGLKFNEMVASGELSAPVAIGRDHLDSGSVASPYRETEAMLDGSDAIADWPLLNALVNTASGASWVSIHHGGGVGMGRSIHAGQVCIADGTELAAEKITRVLTNDPGMGVIRHVDAGYEHAADVARERGVRVPMTEG encoded by the coding sequence ATGTCCGACCGCACTGACGGCGCCCGCCCCGTATCCGCGCCGCGCGGCAGCGAGCTCACGACCCTCGGCTGGCAGCAGGAGGGGGCCCTGCGCATGCTGATGAACAACCTCGACCCCGAGGTCGCCGAGCACCCGGACAGCCTTGTCGTCTACGGCGGCACCGGCCGCGCCGCCCGCAGCTGGGCCGCGTTCGACGCCATGGTGCGCACCTTGAAGACACTGAAGTCGGATGAAACCATGCTGGTGCAGTCCGGCAAGCCGGTCGGAGTGTTCCGCACCAACGAGTGGGCGCCGCGGGTGCTCATCGCCAACTCGAATCTCGTTGGCGACTGGGCGAACTGGGAGGAGTTCCGGCGGCTCGAGGAACTCGGCCTCACCATGTACGGGCAGATGACCGCCGGTTCCTGGATCTACATCGGCACCCAGGGCATCCTGCAGGGCACCTATGAAACCTTCGGCGCGGTCGCCCGCAAGCTCGCGGCGGCGGGCCGGGGGAGCGGGACGCTGGCGGGCACCATCACCCTCACTGCCGGGCTCGGCGGTATGGGTGGCGCGCAGCCGCTGGCGGTCACCATGAACGAGGGCGTCGTGATCTGTGTGGACTGCGATGTGACCCGCATCGATCGCCGTATCGCGCACAAGTACCTCGATACCAAGGCCGACAACCTGGAGCACGCGCTGCAGCTCGCTGTTGAGGCACGAGATGCCAAGCGGCCCCTGTCGATCGGCGTCGAGGGCAACGCTGCCGAGCTCTTCCCGCAGCTGCTCGCCATGGGTGCGCCGATCGACATCGTCACCGATCAGACTTCGGCGCACGACCCGCTGTCCTACCTGCCCGCCGGAATTCCGTTCGCGGACATGAAGACCGCGGCCGAACGGGACCCGGGCCTGTTCACCAAGCAGGCCCGGGAATCGATGGCCCGCCACGTCGAGGCCATGGTCGGTTTCATGGACGCCGGCGCCGAGGTGTTCGACTACGGCAACTCCATCCGTGACGAAGCCCGAAAGGGCGGCTACCCGCGGGCTTTCGAGTTCCCCGGCTTCGTGCCCGCCTACATTCGCCCGCTGTTCGAGGAGGGCCTCGGCCCGTTCCGCTGGGCGGCGCTCTCGGGTGACCCGAAGGACATCGCCGCCACCGACAAGGCGATCCTGGAGCTGTTCCCGGAGAACGAGCATCTGCGCCGCTGGATCGAAATGGCCGGGGAGCGGGTCGCATTCGAAGGCCTGCCCGCTCGCATCTGCTGGCTCGGCTACGGCGAGCGGCACCTGGCCGGCCTGAAGTTCAACGAGATGGTGGCCTCCGGCGAGCTGTCCGCCCCCGTCGCGATCGGCCGCGACCACCTCGACTCCGGGTCGGTGGCCTCGCCGTACCGCGAAACCGAGGCCATGCTCGACGGCTCCGACGCCATCGCCGACTGGCCGCTGCTCAACGCCCTGGTCAACACCGCCTCCGGCGCGTCGTGGGTGTCGATCCACCACGGCGGCGGCGTCGGCATGGGACGCTCCATCCACGCCGGCCAGGTGTGCATCGCCGATGGCACCGAACTGGCCGCCGAGAAGATCACCCGAGTGCTGACCAACGACCCCGGGATGGGCGTCATCCGGCACGTCGACGCGGGCTACGAGCACGCCGCCGACGTGGCCCGGGAGCGTGGCGTGCGCGTCCCCATGACGGAAGGCTGA
- the hutI gene encoding imidazolonepropionase, protein MSVLLTNIGTLVTNDPALGAGALGVIHDAAVVFDDGAVAWAGPAAQAPDADAGHDLGGAAVLPGFVESHSHLVFAGDRAEEFGARMAGKPYAAGGIRTTIAATRAATDEQLRANVRRLLDESLRSGSTTVEIKSGYGQSVESELRSVRIAAEFTDEVTLLAAHVPPPEYAGRADDYVKMVCAEMIDACAPHAKWIDVFCEQGAFDRDQADAVLTAGAAAGLIPRVHGNQLHQGPGVQVAVAHNAASVDHVAHVSKADIEALAGSSTVATVLPAADFCTRNAYPDARALIDAGVTVALGADCNPGTSYTTSIPFCIALAVRDLHMTPEEAVWAATAGGAKALRRNDIGALTAGMRADAVVLDAPSYLHLAYRPGVPLVREVWQGGVAVRAWRTQRNDK, encoded by the coding sequence GTGTCGGTGCTGCTGACCAATATCGGCACGCTGGTTACCAACGACCCCGCGCTCGGCGCGGGTGCGCTGGGCGTGATCCACGATGCCGCAGTCGTTTTCGACGATGGTGCGGTCGCGTGGGCCGGCCCGGCGGCGCAGGCGCCGGACGCGGACGCAGGGCACGACCTGGGTGGTGCGGCGGTGCTGCCCGGGTTCGTCGAAAGTCACTCGCACCTGGTGTTCGCCGGTGACCGCGCCGAGGAATTCGGGGCACGCATGGCCGGAAAGCCATACGCCGCGGGCGGTATCCGCACCACCATCGCGGCGACCCGCGCCGCAACCGACGAGCAGCTACGCGCCAACGTGCGACGGCTGCTGGACGAATCGCTGCGCTCGGGCAGCACCACCGTCGAAATCAAAAGCGGCTATGGGCAATCGGTGGAGAGCGAACTGCGCAGCGTACGGATTGCCGCTGAGTTCACCGACGAGGTGACGCTGCTGGCGGCCCACGTGCCGCCACCGGAGTACGCGGGCCGCGCCGACGACTACGTGAAGATGGTCTGCGCGGAGATGATCGATGCCTGTGCACCGCATGCGAAGTGGATCGATGTGTTTTGCGAGCAGGGCGCGTTCGATCGCGATCAGGCCGATGCCGTGCTCACCGCGGGTGCTGCCGCCGGGTTGATCCCGCGGGTGCACGGCAACCAGTTGCATCAGGGGCCGGGTGTGCAGGTGGCTGTTGCGCACAACGCGGCATCGGTCGATCACGTGGCGCACGTCAGCAAGGCAGACATCGAGGCGCTCGCCGGTAGTTCGACAGTGGCGACGGTGCTGCCCGCCGCCGACTTCTGCACGCGCAATGCCTATCCCGACGCGCGCGCACTGATCGACGCGGGTGTCACGGTTGCCCTCGGTGCGGACTGCAACCCGGGCACGTCGTACACGACCAGCATCCCGTTCTGCATCGCCCTCGCGGTGCGGGATCTGCACATGACACCCGAGGAGGCGGTCTGGGCCGCAACCGCTGGCGGAGCGAAGGCATTGCGCCGCAACGATATCGGCGCACTGACAGCAGGCATGCGCGCCGATGCCGTCGTCCTCGACGCGCCCTCTTACCTGCACCTGGCCTACCGCCCAGGTGTGCCATTGGTCCGGGAGGTGTGGCAGGGCGGGGTAGCCGTCCGCGCCTGGCGGACTCAGCGAAATGACAAGTGA
- a CDS encoding ADP-ribosylglycohydrolase family protein: protein MIADRRTRAVASLHGLAVGDGFGSSFFVPGTFRGLQTRTLPRAPWFWTDDTEMACSVYAVLDRLGRIDQDALAASFAKHHDFDRGYGAGVNRMLRLIRQENGDWRALARAAFDGKGSWGNGGAMRVAPLGAFFADDLDRVVREAAASAEVTHTHPEGIAGAIAVAVAAALDLRGPELLAAVAERTPPGLVRSGIETAAGLLHLQDSRSAAATLGTGRDVSAPDTVPLCLWAVAKYPHDFAEALWATAVASDDVDTTCAIVGGILAARLGIDAIPSEWLRSCEPLPKWAGLPSGTVELWSGWSAPDDRYSID from the coding sequence ATGATCGCTGACCGCCGTACTCGTGCCGTCGCGTCGCTGCACGGCTTGGCCGTCGGCGACGGATTCGGCTCCTCCTTCTTCGTCCCGGGCACCTTCCGGGGCCTGCAAACCCGCACCTTGCCGCGCGCACCGTGGTTCTGGACCGACGACACCGAAATGGCCTGCTCGGTCTACGCCGTGCTGGACCGGCTCGGGCGTATCGACCAGGACGCACTGGCCGCATCCTTCGCCAAGCACCACGACTTCGACCGGGGCTACGGCGCGGGCGTGAACCGGATGCTGCGCCTGATCCGTCAGGAAAACGGAGACTGGCGCGCACTGGCGCGCGCCGCGTTCGACGGAAAGGGGTCCTGGGGAAACGGCGGCGCGATGCGGGTCGCACCGCTCGGCGCGTTCTTCGCCGACGACCTCGATCGGGTCGTGCGGGAGGCCGCGGCGTCGGCGGAAGTTACCCACACGCACCCCGAGGGCATTGCGGGAGCCATCGCGGTAGCCGTCGCCGCCGCACTGGATCTCCGCGGACCCGAACTACTGGCCGCGGTCGCCGAGCGCACCCCGCCCGGCCTGGTCCGCAGCGGCATCGAAACCGCCGCCGGACTGCTCCATCTCCAGGATTCCCGCAGTGCCGCAGCCACTCTCGGCACCGGCCGCGATGTCTCCGCGCCCGATACCGTCCCGCTCTGCCTCTGGGCGGTCGCGAAGTACCCGCACGATTTCGCCGAAGCGTTGTGGGCCACCGCCGTCGCCTCCGACGATGTCGACACCACCTGCGCCATCGTCGGCGGCATCCTTGCCGCCCGCCTGGGGATCGACGCGATCCCCTCGGAGTGGTTGCGGAGCTGCGAACCCCTTCCGAAGTGGGCCGGATTACCTTCGGGGACAGTAGAACTCTGGTCGGGCTGGAGCGCCCCGGACGATCGCTATTCCATCGACTGA
- the hutG gene encoding formimidoylglutamase: MSAPARAKSWTGRVDGTGPEHLRWHQAVETYTGTGEPGAPVFIGFASDEGVRRNKGRLGAAAGPAALRRALASMALPEALRAYDAGDIEVTDGNLEGGQDALATVVSAALDSGHFPIVLGGGHEVALGTYLGLARSEQRTAATRIGILNLDAHFDLRPDPVPSSGTPFRQIAEWEQAQGTAWQYSVIGISQPSNTPVLFETADRLGVRYMLDDYCGTGNLPSVLEFVDGFLESVDQVYLTIDLDVLPAAVAPGVSAPAAYGVPLETVQAVTDHIAASGKLAVCDVAELNPALDIDNRTARTAARLLHRIATRRVAITD, encoded by the coding sequence ATGAGCGCGCCGGCAAGGGCGAAGTCGTGGACCGGCCGGGTCGACGGCACGGGGCCGGAGCATCTGCGCTGGCACCAAGCAGTCGAAACCTACACCGGTACAGGCGAACCCGGTGCACCTGTGTTCATCGGCTTCGCCAGCGACGAGGGCGTCCGGCGCAACAAGGGGCGACTCGGCGCGGCCGCGGGTCCGGCAGCCCTGCGCCGGGCGCTGGCGTCCATGGCGCTCCCGGAAGCTTTGCGCGCCTACGACGCGGGCGATATCGAGGTCACTGACGGGAACCTGGAAGGTGGCCAGGATGCACTGGCCACAGTGGTGTCCGCGGCGCTCGACTCCGGCCACTTCCCGATCGTCCTCGGCGGCGGTCACGAGGTGGCGTTGGGTACCTACCTGGGCCTGGCGCGATCCGAGCAGCGCACCGCCGCGACGCGCATCGGCATTCTCAACCTGGACGCGCATTTCGACCTGCGCCCGGACCCGGTGCCGAGCTCGGGTACTCCGTTCCGTCAGATCGCGGAGTGGGAGCAAGCCCAAGGTACGGCCTGGCAGTACTCGGTGATCGGCATCAGTCAACCGAGCAACACCCCGGTGCTGTTCGAAACCGCCGATCGCCTCGGAGTCCGGTACATGCTCGACGATTACTGCGGCACCGGCAATCTCCCGTCGGTCCTGGAATTCGTGGACGGCTTCCTGGAATCGGTCGACCAGGTCTACCTCACCATCGACCTGGATGTACTGCCCGCCGCGGTCGCTCCGGGCGTCAGCGCACCGGCTGCCTACGGTGTACCGCTGGAAACCGTTCAGGCGGTCACCGACCATATCGCCGCCAGCGGAAAGCTCGCGGTTTGCGATGTGGCAGAACTGAATCCGGCTCTCGACATCGACAACCGCACCGCTCGCACGGCCGCTCGTCTGCTGCACCGCATCGCCACCAGGCGGGTCGCGATCACCGACTGA